From one Catenuloplanes nepalensis genomic stretch:
- a CDS encoding ABC transporter permease: MKPLLGLAGLGGFVLLLEVIPRAGLVPSRYLPPAAEIAVALGGELADAGFWAALRDTLSGWVLGLLIAAVAGVVLGLLIGAVPVLRELTASTIEFLRPIPSVALIPLVVVLYGASLQSKLVLVVYAAFWQMLVQVLYGVRDVDPVADETARAYGLGRAARIRHVLWPTALPYVMTGLRLAAAVALILCVTGELGIGAPGLGARIAVAQSSGAIPDLYALIVVTGLLGVAINVGARAVERHALRWHQSVRGEAAV; this comes from the coding sequence GTGAAACCCCTCCTGGGCCTCGCCGGCCTCGGCGGGTTCGTGCTGCTCCTGGAGGTGATCCCGCGCGCCGGCCTGGTCCCGTCGCGCTACCTCCCACCGGCCGCCGAGATCGCGGTCGCGCTCGGCGGCGAGCTGGCCGACGCCGGATTCTGGGCCGCGCTGCGCGACACGCTGTCCGGCTGGGTGCTCGGCCTGCTGATCGCGGCCGTCGCCGGCGTCGTGCTCGGCCTGCTGATCGGCGCGGTGCCGGTGCTGCGCGAGCTGACCGCGTCCACCATCGAGTTCCTCCGGCCGATCCCGTCCGTGGCGCTGATCCCGCTGGTCGTGGTGCTCTACGGCGCCAGCCTGCAGTCCAAGCTGGTCCTGGTCGTCTACGCCGCGTTCTGGCAGATGCTGGTCCAGGTGCTCTACGGCGTGCGCGACGTCGACCCGGTCGCGGACGAGACCGCGCGCGCCTACGGGCTCGGCCGCGCGGCCCGGATCCGGCACGTGCTCTGGCCGACCGCCCTGCCGTACGTGATGACCGGCCTGCGCCTCGCCGCCGCGGTCGCGCTGATCCTGTGCGTCACCGGTGAGCTGGGCATCGGCGCACCCGGGCTCGGCGCGCGCATCGCGGTCGCGCAGAGCTCCGGCGCGATCCCGGACCTGTACGCGCTGATCGTGGTCACCGGCCTGCTCGGCGTCGCGATCAACGTGGGCGCCCGCGCGGTCGAACGGCACGCGCTGCGCTGGCACCAGTCGGTCCGCGGGGAGGCGGCGGTATGA
- a CDS encoding ABC transporter permease, with protein MRIVYWLGLPIVLVVAWWVATAGSTDFYVPPLQSIVAVFFDVWTLDRLRADVLPSLLRLLAGFALALLLGVGLGVLIGSRPRVRATVEPVLEFLRAVPPPVLVPVIMLFAGIGDGMKILVIVSGCVWPILLNTVEGVRAVDGVLTETARAYGLTGPARLWRLTLPAASPQIVAGARQALSLAIILMVISEMFAASSGLGYTIVEFQRSFAIPEMWTGIILLGLLGVVLSGLFRLAETAILGWYHGLRRAQKG; from the coding sequence ATGAGGATCGTCTACTGGCTGGGGCTGCCGATCGTGCTGGTGGTGGCGTGGTGGGTGGCGACCGCGGGCAGCACGGACTTCTACGTACCCCCGTTGCAGTCGATCGTGGCTGTTTTCTTTGATGTCTGGACGCTCGACCGTCTCCGGGCCGACGTGCTCCCCAGCCTGCTGCGGCTGCTGGCCGGCTTCGCGCTGGCGCTGCTGCTCGGCGTCGGGCTCGGCGTGCTGATCGGTAGCCGGCCCCGGGTGCGCGCCACGGTCGAACCGGTGCTGGAGTTCCTGCGCGCGGTCCCGCCGCCGGTGCTCGTACCCGTGATCATGCTGTTCGCGGGCATCGGTGACGGCATGAAGATCCTGGTCATCGTGTCCGGCTGCGTCTGGCCGATCCTGCTCAACACGGTCGAGGGCGTGCGCGCGGTCGACGGCGTGCTCACCGAGACCGCCCGCGCCTACGGGCTCACCGGCCCGGCCCGGCTGTGGCGGCTGACGCTGCCGGCCGCGAGCCCGCAGATCGTCGCCGGCGCCCGCCAGGCGCTCTCCCTCGCGATCATCCTCATGGTGATCAGCGAGATGTTCGCCGCCAGCTCCGGCCTCGGCTACACGATCGTCGAATTCCAGCGCAGCTTCGCGATCCCGGAGATGTGGACCGGCATCATCCTGCTCGGCCTGCTCGGCGTCGTGCTCTCCGGCCTGTTCCGGCTGGCCGAGACCGCGATCCTGGGCTGGTACCACGGACTGCGCCGCGCACAGAAGGGCTGA